A section of the Candidatus Limnocylindrales bacterium genome encodes:
- a CDS encoding 4a-hydroxytetrahydrobiopterin dehydratase: MAKMATTKLPILPNEEIMNRLPKELPKWELDNEGWIKRIFKTDGWQTTLMVVNTVAFLAEAAWHHPDMYVTWAKVSVKLKTHNVGGITEKDFALAKKIDEVIGWMPGEDSVLDGNPKREKWVS; the protein is encoded by the coding sequence ATGGCTAAGATGGCTACAACTAAACTACCTATTCTTCCCAATGAAGAAATTATGAATCGGCTCCCCAAAGAACTCCCTAAATGGGAGCTGGATAATGAAGGATGGATCAAGCGCATTTTTAAGACCGATGGGTGGCAGACAACTCTGATGGTGGTAAATACCGTTGCTTTTTTAGCTGAAGCGGCCTGGCATCACCCGGACATGTATGTAACATGGGCCAAAGTAAGTGTTAAGTTGAAAACCCATAACGTGGGAGGTATTACAGAGAAGGATTTTGCTCTGGCCAAAAAGATCGATGAGGTCATAGGATGGATGCCTGGAGAAGATTCCGTTCTGGACGGTAATCCGAAAAGGGAAAAATGGGTAAGTTAA
- a CDS encoding zinc ribbon domain-containing protein: MPIYEYKCTRCEERFEVFQRVGAGNENLVCPSCGAPKPVKQFSAFAMSHSTTGSSTTGNNCSSTSRFR, encoded by the coding sequence ATGCCGATTTACGAATACAAATGTACCCGTTGTGAAGAACGCTTTGAAGTCTTCCAGCGTGTGGGTGCAGGAAATGAAAATTTGGTCTGCCCCAGTTGTGGAGCTCCTAAACCTGTCAAGCAATTCTCGGCTTTTGCCATGTCCCACTCAACAACCGGGTCCTCCACGACAGGTAATAATTGCAGCTCCACTTCACGTTTTCGCTGA
- a CDS encoding cupin domain-containing protein, whose translation MAAITPYATNHEGLGELDSRLVEVNSLPWIPTRYRGIEMKILLEDKETGMITALFRWQPNSRLPLHEHTEIEQTYVLEGSIEDEAGEVTAGNYIWRPAGSRHEARSRNGALILSFFLRPNKFFDDGDGWLSNGDMGENTKVH comes from the coding sequence ATGGCGGCCATAACCCCCTATGCAACCAATCACGAGGGACTTGGAGAATTAGACTCCCGTTTGGTAGAGGTCAACAGTTTGCCCTGGATACCCACCCGATATAGAGGAATAGAAATGAAGATCCTGCTTGAAGACAAGGAAACGGGTATGATTACGGCACTGTTTCGATGGCAGCCGAATTCCAGGTTACCACTCCATGAGCATACCGAAATTGAGCAGACCTATGTCTTGGAAGGCAGTATTGAGGATGAAGCCGGAGAAGTCACTGCAGGTAATTATATCTGGCGTCCGGCCGGGAGCCGACATGAAGCCCGATCCCGAAATGGCGCCCTGATCCTCAGTTTCTTCCTTCGCCCGAATAAGTTTTTTGATGACGGTGACGGCTGGCTTTCCAACGGAGATATGGGAGAAAATACTAAAGTTCATTAA
- a CDS encoding tetratricopeptide repeat protein — translation MDRIAQLQELLKTDPNDDFLYYGLGLEYLKAERYQEAVEAFKTVIKLKPDYSAAYRELGKALTKVGQLEEAKKVYQEGMMVAEKKGDLQTKKEMRVFLNRLLKP, via the coding sequence ATGGATCGAATCGCCCAACTTCAAGAATTACTTAAAACGGATCCCAACGACGATTTTTTATATTATGGATTAGGATTAGAGTACCTCAAGGCAGAACGTTATCAAGAGGCCGTGGAAGCTTTTAAAACGGTCATCAAGTTGAAACCGGATTATTCAGCGGCTTACCGGGAATTGGGAAAAGCCCTTACCAAGGTAGGACAACTTGAGGAGGCCAAAAAAGTTTATCAAGAAGGGATGATGGTTGCAGAGAAAAAAGGGGATCTTCAAACGAAGAAAGAAATGAGAGTTTTTTTGAATAGACTGCTGAAGCCATAA
- a CDS encoding tartrate dehydrogenase: MKTYRIGVIPGDGIGKEVIPEGKKVLEAVGKRFGLKFEFTDFPWGTEYYLSTGKMMPEDGLDTLKSFEAILFGAVGDPKVPDHITLHGLILPIRRGFDQYACERPSYLYAGVPCPLVGKKPGEIDLIVIRENTEGEYAPIGGHVYLGTPEEVAVQTAVFTRRGCERVIRYAFELARKRNKKKLVTSVTKSNAQGFGMVLWDRTFREVARSYPDIQTESLLVDAACMDFVRRPEHFDVVVASNLFGDILTDIGAIISGSMGLAPSANLNPERRFPSMFEPVHGSAPDIYGKGIANPLATILSARMMLDFLGEGEAAQVVESAVRKILAEEKIRTPDLGGKATTKEVGDAVVELISQTP; this comes from the coding sequence ATGAAAACTTATAGAATTGGAGTTATTCCCGGGGATGGGATAGGAAAAGAAGTTATACCGGAAGGTAAAAAGGTTCTGGAAGCGGTTGGGAAGCGGTTTGGTCTTAAGTTCGAGTTTACAGATTTTCCCTGGGGAACCGAGTACTATCTCTCTACAGGAAAGATGATGCCGGAAGATGGACTGGATACGCTTAAATCCTTCGAAGCTATTTTATTTGGAGCCGTGGGAGATCCCAAGGTTCCGGATCATATTACCTTACACGGATTAATTTTACCTATCCGGCGTGGGTTTGATCAATACGCCTGTGAACGCCCATCCTATCTCTATGCCGGGGTTCCCTGTCCCCTTGTCGGTAAGAAGCCCGGGGAGATCGACCTCATTGTTATTCGGGAAAACACGGAAGGAGAATATGCCCCTATTGGAGGGCATGTTTATTTAGGAACTCCAGAAGAGGTCGCGGTTCAAACGGCTGTTTTCACACGGAGAGGGTGTGAGCGGGTGATTCGTTATGCCTTTGAGCTGGCACGGAAACGAAATAAGAAAAAGCTGGTTACCTCGGTCACCAAATCCAACGCCCAGGGATTTGGTATGGTACTTTGGGATCGAACCTTCAGAGAAGTTGCCCGATCTTACCCGGATATTCAAACAGAGTCCCTTCTGGTCGATGCCGCCTGCATGGACTTTGTTCGCCGCCCCGAACATTTTGATGTGGTCGTGGCCTCAAATCTTTTTGGAGATATTTTAACAGATATCGGCGCCATTATCAGCGGAAGTATGGGTTTAGCACCCAGTGCAAATCTGAATCCGGAACGGCGATTTCCCTCTATGTTTGAGCCGGTTCATGGATCAGCACCGGATATTTATGGAAAAGGAATTGCCAACCCCTTAGCCACCATTCTATCAGCCAGAATGATGCTGGACTTTCTCGGCGAGGGAGAAGCCGCCCAGGTGGTCGAAAGCGCTGTACGAAAGATCCTGGCCGAGGAAAAGATTCGAACGCCGGATTTGGGTGGAAAGGCAACAACGAAAGAAGTTGGAGATGCTGTGGTTGAATTGATCTCTCAAACTCCATAA
- a CDS encoding 4Fe-4S dicluster domain-containing protein → MKIDKAKCVGCGNCTYVCPMGAIYLDPADHRATIDADACVECYTCYRGMSTEHLYPPLIRGIRKLLSFFRLRFEPEPDVCPTAAFVPDDLQWPRIVRRAFSDPQVPHESTGIHGRGTEEVKTNDVTNRVKQGEAGFVVEFGRPGVGARFYDIQKMTMALARLGVVFEPNNPVTHLMNNPKTGEIRKDILNEKVLSAIVEFKANLTEVPVLLNEIEEVSKQVDTVVSLGVSTRCDENGDNPLEELLQKQGYRFWRGKTNLGMGRALT, encoded by the coding sequence ATGAAAATAGACAAAGCCAAATGTGTAGGATGTGGCAATTGTACGTATGTCTGTCCTATGGGAGCTATCTATCTCGATCCCGCAGATCACCGGGCAACCATTGATGCCGATGCCTGTGTGGAGTGTTATACATGTTATCGCGGAATGAGCACAGAGCACCTCTATCCACCTCTTATTAGAGGTATTCGGAAGCTCCTAAGCTTTTTCCGTCTTCGTTTTGAGCCGGAGCCGGATGTTTGTCCAACTGCCGCTTTTGTTCCAGATGACTTACAATGGCCTCGAATCGTTCGGAGAGCTTTTAGTGATCCTCAAGTTCCCCATGAAAGTACCGGAATTCATGGAAGAGGAACCGAAGAAGTGAAAACCAATGACGTAACCAACCGGGTAAAGCAGGGAGAGGCCGGATTTGTAGTAGAATTTGGTCGTCCGGGAGTCGGCGCGCGTTTTTATGATATCCAGAAGATGACCATGGCTTTGGCCCGGCTTGGTGTAGTGTTTGAGCCGAATAATCCGGTAACCCATCTCATGAACAATCCAAAGACCGGGGAGATCCGTAAAGATATCCTCAACGAGAAGGTCTTATCTGCTATCGTAGAATTTAAAGCTAACTTAACGGAAGTACCCGTCTTATTGAACGAAATTGAAGAAGTTTCCAAACAAGTCGATACGGTGGTCAGTCTGGGGGTTTCGACCCGATGTGACGAAAACGGAGACAATCCGTTGGAAGAACTTTTACAAAAACAGGGTTACCGATTCTGGCGTGGAAAAACAAATTTAGGGATGGGGAGAGCCTTAACCTAA
- a CDS encoding FAD-binding oxidoreductase, producing MKDQFLYKLESLLDKGSLWIGSNIPGKYYTDETGEVGEPEGVGLPSSVEEVKALIQVAYEEEIPITPRGGGSGLRRGAVPSKGSFVLSLEKLNKIIDLDRVNYIAKVQPGVITADLRRAAQEQGLFYPVDPLSSEISTLGGDVAENAHGLHGVRYGELRDYIRRLDFILPTGEIAHTGAVPMKSVSGYDMNKLFIGSKGTLGIFTEITLKLLPQPETTRTLVAGFRHLKEAAAVASAIITHLLTPSALEILDKNFIQFLQKNYRDSLPALPIPEGEALLLIEVDGFEDSIKQQLQQVENICQNHKVLDILRNLSQDQEQKLWDARKLWSYVVLNSRRSQISGPKISPVEDISSVLFLSFFIPPADLEKAIARLEAILNQVPGFTTLFGHAGEGNLHAAVSFPSNQDFKSVVPSVCRQVAEMVHTFQGLYAKEYFIGMSPISTAFSQRISPGLQEVFSQFKKKVDPRNILNPDKVLV from the coding sequence ATGAAGGATCAGTTCCTATATAAATTGGAAAGTCTTCTCGATAAAGGAAGCCTCTGGATAGGATCGAACATTCCAGGGAAATATTATACCGATGAAACCGGCGAAGTGGGAGAGCCTGAAGGCGTAGGTCTACCTTCTTCTGTGGAGGAGGTGAAAGCATTAATTCAAGTTGCTTACGAAGAGGAGATTCCCATTACCCCTCGAGGGGGGGGAAGTGGTTTACGAAGAGGAGCTGTCCCCTCAAAAGGGAGTTTTGTGCTGAGTTTGGAAAAACTTAATAAAATAATCGATCTTGATAGGGTCAATTACATTGCTAAGGTTCAACCGGGTGTTATTACGGCTGATCTTCGCCGGGCAGCCCAGGAACAAGGGTTGTTTTATCCGGTCGATCCTTTAAGCTCCGAGATAAGTACATTAGGGGGCGATGTTGCCGAGAACGCCCATGGTCTCCATGGAGTTCGGTATGGGGAATTAAGGGATTATATTCGACGGCTTGATTTCATTCTCCCTACAGGAGAGATTGCACATACCGGTGCAGTTCCCATGAAATCTGTGAGTGGATACGATATGAATAAACTTTTCATCGGTTCAAAGGGAACCTTAGGTATCTTTACAGAAATTACCCTCAAGCTCCTCCCCCAACCGGAGACCACCAGAACCCTTGTAGCCGGCTTTCGGCATCTGAAGGAAGCAGCGGCGGTGGCAAGTGCCATAATAACTCATCTACTAACTCCCTCAGCCCTGGAAATCCTGGATAAAAATTTTATTCAATTTCTTCAGAAAAATTATAGAGACAGCCTGCCGGCTCTTCCGATCCCGGAGGGAGAGGCCCTCCTACTTATAGAAGTGGACGGATTTGAAGATTCGATTAAGCAACAACTTCAACAAGTGGAAAATATTTGTCAAAACCACAAAGTCCTTGACATACTAAGAAATCTCTCCCAGGACCAGGAGCAAAAGCTCTGGGATGCGCGAAAATTGTGGTCTTACGTTGTACTGAACAGCAGAAGAAGCCAAATTTCCGGACCGAAAATTTCCCCTGTAGAAGACATCTCCTCTGTATTATTTTTAAGTTTTTTTATTCCTCCGGCTGATTTAGAGAAAGCCATAGCAAGGTTAGAAGCCATTCTAAATCAAGTTCCTGGGTTTACCACTCTTTTCGGCCATGCCGGTGAAGGAAATCTTCATGCTGCCGTTTCTTTCCCTTCAAATCAAGACTTCAAGTCCGTTGTCCCTTCCGTTTGTCGGCAGGTAGCCGAGATGGTCCATACATTTCAAGGTCTTTATGCTAAAGAGTACTTTATAGGTATGTCTCCGATATCCACGGCTTTTTCTCAAAGGATCTCACCCGGTCTTCAGGAGGTTTTTTCTCAATTCAAAAAGAAGGTAGATCCTCGCAATATTTTGAATCCGGATAAGGTTTTGGTATAA
- a CDS encoding bifunctional oligoribonuclease/PAP phosphatase NrnA, whose translation MDPSTSKTIAEQICKNKSGELSQVLTLHKGEKHIIALQNFPDPDAISSAFAHKLICLKYDIDVDIVYDGKVSHQQNIALIKLLDIELIRYSESLDLTQYHGSAFIDNQGTTTSLVKKLEQAGVKPLIVVDHHERQNIIQNPEFTDIRKIGATATIYTNYIKDGLLELSKSDRDHVKCATALMHGIRSETSELIRAKEEDLMAAAFLSNYHDPGLLGEIVNQSRSKKVMDIIHKALENRVIKDNFSISGIGYLRAEDRDAIPQAADFLATEENVHTAIVYGIIVTDKNEELLSGSFRTSKLTIDPDEFIKDTFGKNEIGKYFGGGRQEAGGFEIPIGFLSGSSGKEYDALKWQVYDLQVKQKLFNKIGITEKGKD comes from the coding sequence ATGGATCCAAGTACCAGCAAAACCATTGCAGAGCAAATTTGTAAAAACAAATCTGGTGAATTGTCTCAAGTCTTGACCCTTCATAAGGGAGAGAAACATATCATCGCCCTTCAGAATTTTCCTGACCCCGATGCTATCTCTTCAGCGTTTGCTCACAAACTCATTTGTTTAAAATATGACATTGACGTGGATATCGTTTATGATGGGAAAGTCAGCCATCAACAAAATATCGCTTTGATCAAACTTCTGGATATAGAGCTCATTCGATACTCAGAAAGCCTGGATCTTACCCAATACCACGGAAGTGCATTCATCGATAATCAAGGAACAACTACCAGTTTAGTAAAAAAGCTAGAACAGGCGGGAGTAAAACCCCTTATTGTAGTAGACCATCATGAACGACAAAATATCATCCAAAATCCAGAATTTACAGATATTCGAAAAATCGGAGCAACGGCTACTATTTATACCAACTATATCAAGGATGGACTGCTGGAGTTATCCAAATCCGATCGAGATCACGTAAAGTGTGCCACTGCGCTTATGCACGGAATCCGAAGCGAGACTTCGGAATTAATTCGGGCTAAGGAAGAAGATCTCATGGCAGCGGCATTCCTGAGTAATTACCACGATCCCGGCCTTCTGGGCGAAATCGTTAATCAATCTCGATCCAAGAAGGTCATGGATATTATCCATAAAGCTTTAGAAAATAGGGTCATTAAGGATAACTTCAGTATTTCCGGCATCGGTTATCTTCGGGCAGAAGATCGAGACGCCATTCCTCAAGCAGCAGACTTCCTGGCAACGGAGGAAAACGTCCACACGGCTATTGTATACGGAATTATAGTAACCGACAAAAACGAGGAACTCCTGAGCGGTTCGTTTCGTACCTCCAAATTAACCATAGATCCGGATGAATTCATCAAGGATACTTTTGGAAAGAATGAAATTGGAAAGTATTTTGGAGGTGGAAGGCAAGAAGCCGGAGGCTTTGAGATACCCATAGGATTTCTTTCCGGTTCTTCCGGCAAAGAATATGATGCCTTGAAATGGCAGGTTTACGATCTTCAGGTCAAGCAGAAGCTTTTTAATAAGATTGGGATTACGGAAAAAGGCAAGGATTAG
- the guaB gene encoding IMP dehydrogenase → MEQNEKFLPVGYTFDDVLLVPQESDVLPKDIDVSSQLTPRIRLSIPLVSSAMDTVTEAALAIALAREGGIGFIHKNIPIEEQASQVDIVKRSENGVIEDPITLSPDNMIEEAEQLMAKYRISGIPITQNGKLVGIITNRDLRFRRSSKAKIGTLMTKENLITAPVGTTLEEAKEILHRNRIEKLPLVDEHFNLRGLITIKDIQKIIQYPNSCKDAMGRLRVGAAVGVTPNALERVEALVKAGVDVIAVDSAHGHSKGVINLVKKIKSRFPSLEVVAGNVATAEGTAALIKAGADAVKVGMGPGSICTTRIVAGTGVPQLTAIYQCAQEANKYNIPIIADGGIKHSGDITKALAAGASSVMIGSLFAGTEESPGEVIYYEGKKYKSYRGMGSMAAMREGSRDRYFQDESQEEIFYQERRERMDKMVPEGVEGRVIYKGLLSEVTFQLIGGLRAGMGYCGARNIRELQQKAKFIPITHAGLIESHVHDVIITKEAPNYRGR, encoded by the coding sequence ATGGAACAGAATGAAAAATTTTTACCTGTAGGATATACTTTTGATGATGTACTTCTGGTTCCTCAGGAATCAGATGTACTTCCCAAAGATATAGACGTTTCTTCTCAACTTACGCCGCGTATCAGGCTCTCTATCCCCCTGGTGTCTTCTGCCATGGACACCGTAACAGAGGCAGCTTTAGCCATTGCTCTGGCCCGAGAAGGAGGCATTGGATTTATCCATAAGAATATTCCCATTGAAGAGCAGGCTTCGCAGGTAGATATTGTGAAACGTTCTGAAAATGGGGTCATTGAAGATCCCATTACCCTTTCGCCGGATAACATGATTGAAGAGGCCGAGCAACTCATGGCAAAGTATCGCATATCGGGTATTCCTATTACTCAGAATGGGAAACTTGTAGGGATCATCACCAATCGGGATCTTCGCTTCCGGCGTAGCAGTAAAGCAAAGATAGGAACTTTAATGACCAAGGAAAACCTGATTACGGCTCCGGTTGGGACGACGTTGGAAGAAGCCAAGGAGATCCTTCATCGCAATCGAATTGAGAAACTTCCTTTGGTTGATGAACATTTTAATCTTCGGGGTCTTATCACCATCAAGGACATTCAGAAGATCATCCAGTATCCCAATTCCTGTAAAGACGCCATGGGTCGATTACGGGTTGGTGCAGCCGTGGGAGTTACTCCTAATGCGCTGGAACGGGTGGAGGCATTGGTTAAAGCCGGGGTGGATGTTATTGCCGTAGACTCCGCCCATGGTCATTCGAAGGGGGTTATAAATCTTGTTAAAAAAATAAAGTCTCGATTTCCTTCCTTGGAAGTGGTCGCCGGGAATGTCGCAACGGCTGAAGGAACTGCCGCCCTGATCAAAGCCGGCGCTGATGCTGTAAAGGTAGGTATGGGTCCGGGTAGTATCTGTACCACGCGGATTGTTGCCGGAACCGGTGTGCCCCAATTAACCGCTATTTATCAATGCGCACAGGAGGCAAATAAGTATAACATTCCCATTATTGCCGATGGGGGTATTAAGCATTCGGGAGACATTACCAAAGCTCTGGCTGCAGGAGCCTCTTCTGTTATGATTGGGAGCCTTTTTGCCGGAACTGAAGAAAGCCCGGGTGAGGTGATTTACTATGAAGGGAAAAAATATAAAAGTTACCGGGGTATGGGTTCCATGGCTGCCATGCGTGAAGGAAGTCGAGATAGGTATTTCCAGGATGAATCCCAGGAGGAAATTTTTTACCAGGAGCGGAGAGAGCGAATGGATAAAATGGTTCCCGAAGGGGTCGAAGGACGTGTTATTTACAAGGGACTTCTTTCGGAAGTAACTTTTCAATTGATAGGTGGACTACGAGCTGGAATGGGTTACTGTGGAGCCCGGAACATTCGAGAATTACAACAAAAAGCAAAATTTATCCCGATTACCCACGCCGGACTCATCGAAAGCCACGTCCATGATGTCATCATTACCAAGGAAGCCCCGAATTATAGAGGAAGATAA
- a CDS encoding SLC13 family permease: MPKPWIRQIGGLSGIVVLLVIWFYPLPFLSLPAKQALAITLFAVIWWVTEPVEIEYTGLVVLFLLIITHTVDFGIAFSGMSSRATWLVLSGSILGLGITQTHLGEAMATLLIQRSGFKFKRLILSLVLLGFLIACFIPSATVRVLILMPLAIKLAETLGVKPHSHEAAAIVSALIFSTYYGGHSILTAGLPNVVVLGVVENMLNQTISWGEWAYVMFPVLGIGRIFLIYLLILKFFPVSQTDLSFQDIVPETPLKPKQPNSEFLNIKKLSTQEKKVVVLLGLAVLLWVLDFWHHLHPTYIALLVALLYFLPKWGVFEFKTIHQINYPIIFYLGAMFGLSATLQATQLNDQVVHFIEGYLNFRDYGWFFFHYYFFLLTFVFSFLTDTAAEAAVITPLLIQIAQTTNHPVLPAVFSMSVAYSNPFFPYQATPLILAYSFRWMGFAQTLKMTLTLAILTLLVLMPLTLLYWKGIGVIP; this comes from the coding sequence TTGCCGAAACCCTGGATCAGACAAATCGGTGGCCTTTCAGGAATTGTAGTTCTCCTGGTTATCTGGTTTTATCCCCTTCCTTTTCTCTCCCTGCCAGCTAAACAAGCCCTGGCTATAACGCTTTTCGCCGTTATCTGGTGGGTGACAGAACCTGTCGAAATCGAGTATACCGGTCTCGTTGTTTTGTTTCTCTTGATTATCACCCACACCGTAGATTTTGGAATTGCCTTTTCCGGTATGTCCTCTCGGGCAACCTGGTTGGTTTTGAGCGGTTCTATCCTGGGATTGGGAATTACCCAAACCCATCTGGGAGAAGCTATGGCCACTTTACTCATTCAACGTTCGGGATTTAAATTTAAACGGTTGATTTTAAGTTTGGTCCTGCTCGGTTTTCTGATTGCCTGTTTTATTCCCTCTGCAACGGTTCGGGTTCTTATCCTCATGCCTTTGGCTATTAAACTGGCAGAAACTTTGGGAGTTAAACCCCATTCCCATGAGGCGGCGGCCATCGTCTCGGCCCTCATTTTTTCCACCTATTACGGAGGTCATAGCATTCTCACAGCAGGTTTGCCCAATGTAGTCGTTCTGGGTGTCGTGGAGAATATGCTGAACCAAACGATTTCTTGGGGAGAATGGGCTTATGTAATGTTCCCTGTCTTAGGAATCGGACGCATTTTTTTAATTTATCTGTTGATCTTGAAATTTTTTCCGGTCTCTCAAACAGATCTATCCTTTCAGGATATCGTCCCTGAAACGCCGTTAAAGCCAAAACAACCCAATTCAGAGTTTTTAAACATTAAGAAACTTTCCACCCAGGAGAAGAAAGTAGTGGTTCTACTGGGACTGGCCGTTCTCCTGTGGGTATTGGATTTCTGGCACCATTTGCATCCGACCTATATTGCCCTGTTGGTAGCCTTACTTTACTTTCTTCCAAAATGGGGAGTCTTCGAGTTCAAAACGATTCATCAGATTAACTATCCCATCATTTTCTACCTTGGAGCCATGTTTGGTTTAAGTGCTACGCTTCAAGCCACCCAGCTCAATGACCAGGTTGTACATTTTATCGAGGGGTATCTGAATTTTCGGGATTATGGATGGTTTTTCTTTCACTATTACTTTTTTCTTCTAACCTTTGTTTTCTCCTTTTTAACCGATACGGCTGCAGAAGCCGCCGTTATCACCCCTTTATTAATTCAAATTGCTCAGACCACAAACCATCCTGTCCTACCCGCCGTTTTCTCCATGAGTGTAGCTTATTCTAATCCCTTCTTCCCTTACCAGGCTACCCCTCTGATTCTGGCTTATAGTTTTCGCTGGATGGGTTTCGCTCAAACCCTGAAGATGACCCTGACACTGGCGATCTTAACTCTCCTGGTATTGATGCCGTTGACATTACTGTATTGGAAAGGAATCGGGGTGATACCTTAG
- the nikR gene encoding nickel-responsive transcriptional regulator NikR — MANLVRFAVSINSDLLAKFDKLIEEKSYVNRSEAIRDLIRNYIVESEWESDEETVGVVTIVYNHHIRELTDKLADIQHAYNTMINSALHVHLDSDNCLEAIVVKGKSSEIEKFAYKLIGIKGVKHGQLTKTTSGKDI; from the coding sequence ATGGCAAATCTGGTTCGCTTTGCAGTCTCGATCAACTCAGACCTCCTCGCGAAATTCGATAAACTTATCGAAGAGAAAAGTTATGTAAATCGCTCGGAAGCTATTCGGGATCTTATTCGTAACTATATTGTCGAAAGTGAATGGGAAAGTGATGAAGAAACGGTGGGTGTGGTCACTATCGTATATAACCATCATATCCGTGAATTAACCGATAAACTGGCGGATATCCAGCATGCCTACAACACCATGATTAATTCTGCACTCCATGTACATCTGGACTCCGATAATTGCCTGGAAGCCATTGTTGTGAAAGGAAAGAGTTCTGAGATAGAAAAATTCGCTTATAAACTCATCGGAATCAAAGGGGTTAAACACGGCCAGCTTACCAAAACCACCTCAGGTAAAGATATTTAA